ACATCATAATGTTATGTTATATTTGGAGGAATCACAAACCAAACAAAGGAGGGTGAAGGAATGGAAAACACAGGGGCTACAATAGGCGAAAAACCGACAAAACAGAGGGTCATTCTTGTCTTGATTTTATTGGTTACGCTGCTGATTGCCTATTTGGATCGGGTCAATGTTTCCGTGCTGTTAGCAGATAACACGTTCCTTAGCGACATGGGCATCAAAGGGCAACCTGTGCAGATGGGCCTGCTTATGACCTTATTTTTAATTGCTTATGGTATTTCCAACGTTTTTCTCAGCCCTATTGGAGATTACTTGGGACCAAGAAAGGCTATGTGCCTATCCATCTTCTTATGGTGCCTGTCGCTCTTTATCGGCGGCATTGCGGCGACCTTCACCATCATGCTGGCAGCTCGCGTCATCCTTGGTATTGGCGAGGGCATGCATTGGCCTATGCAGAGCAAGTATGTCAAGAACTGGTTCCCGCCTCACGAAAGGGGTCAGGCGAACGCTGTGTGGGTGGTAGGGTTGATGGCTGGGCCGGCGCTGGCTATGCCATTTTTGACTTGGGCGATTCAGTCCTTTGGCTGGCGTACTAGCTTTTTCATTCTTGTTGGCTTTGGCTTACTGCCTTTGATTCTGTTATGGTTTTATACAACCGATCATCCGCAGCAGCATAAAGGCGCCAATCAGGCGGAACGCGATTTGATTGAAGAAGGCCAAAAAGCTGAAAAAGAGCTGGAGGCGCAGGCGGGCCACAGTACGTTGTGGGATAACATGAAAGCTTTTATTTTCGATTACCGCTTTTGGCTGGTCACGCTGTACTATTTTTGCTTGGCCTCGATTTTCTGGGGAACTATGGCTTGGCTGCCTTCGTATCTTAAGGTGGCGAGAGGGTTTTCCTGGACTGCTATGGGCGCGTGGTCGTCGCTTCCCTATATTCTCGGCATTATTAGCGTTTTGGCGTCTGGATATATTTCCGATAAAATCG
This genomic window from uncultured Anaeromusa sp. contains:
- a CDS encoding MFS transporter yields the protein MENTGATIGEKPTKQRVILVLILLVTLLIAYLDRVNVSVLLADNTFLSDMGIKGQPVQMGLLMTLFLIAYGISNVFLSPIGDYLGPRKAMCLSIFLWCLSLFIGGIAATFTIMLAARVILGIGEGMHWPMQSKYVKNWFPPHERGQANAVWVVGLMAGPALAMPFLTWAIQSFGWRTSFFILVGFGLLPLILLWFYTTDHPQQHKGANQAERDLIEEGQKAEKELEAQAGHSTLWDNMKAFIFDYRFWLVTLYYFCLASIFWGTMAWLPSYLKVARGFSWTAMGAWSSLPYILGIISVLASGYISDKIGRRAPLCFVSMLGAAAGIYFGAYAPDNTTAALLISVGIASIGLGIAPAWAMVQHIVPGKAIGAGAGMMNGVSNGGSAFSPVLIGFFISASGSYVGGLMFLVGLGLLAACCAAVLAYQKY